Proteins from a genomic interval of Staphylococcus debuckii:
- a CDS encoding YhgE/Pip domain-containing protein, protein MNILKNKLLWIAPIGLLAVLMILAVAFYPAYNPKPKNIPIAVVNLDKGTDMQGKHMNIGKNLTDNLLKNKSEAIEWKEVSSEHKARKGMDEEKYFGTVVLEKDFSKHALSKTQVSVMKAKKQEMEDKVKSGEIPPEAAQQMAEKMKQSGSQDVKPESAQLKTIISQGVNLQGSQIATKALDGLGQKVNAQITKQSLDILNKQNVSIPAKDIESLTQPVNVDNITVHKIKDHQANGNASFLMFMPVWMGSLVTSVILFFAFRTSNLVTRKNRLIAAFSQIGMAIVSALIGSFGYIYFMKGVLGFHFDHPNRVALYIMIAFLGFIGLVLGCMTWAGMKIVPVFFLLLFFSMQLLMLPEQMLPSFYRKYIVTWNPFNHYAHTLRDLIYMNQHIEMNTTIWMFIGFMIFGIISVIVAAFIRKHSDKRAEIPA, encoded by the coding sequence ATGAACATTTTAAAAAATAAATTACTTTGGATTGCGCCAATCGGATTACTAGCAGTTCTAATGATATTAGCAGTTGCATTCTATCCAGCGTATAATCCAAAACCTAAAAATATACCTATTGCAGTTGTGAATTTAGATAAAGGTACTGATATGCAAGGCAAACATATGAATATCGGTAAAAATTTAACAGACAACTTACTCAAAAATAAATCAGAAGCAATAGAATGGAAAGAAGTATCTAGTGAACATAAAGCGCGTAAAGGTATGGACGAGGAAAAATACTTCGGTACTGTCGTATTAGAAAAAGATTTTTCAAAACATGCACTCAGCAAAACACAAGTTTCTGTTATGAAAGCTAAAAAACAAGAAATGGAAGATAAAGTAAAATCAGGAGAAATCCCTCCAGAAGCAGCACAACAAATGGCTGAGAAAATGAAACAGTCAGGTTCACAAGATGTAAAACCTGAATCAGCACAACTTAAAACAATCATCAGCCAAGGGGTAAATTTACAAGGTTCTCAGATCGCCACTAAAGCACTCGACGGTTTAGGACAAAAAGTAAATGCACAAATCACAAAACAAAGTTTAGATATTTTAAATAAACAAAATGTATCTATTCCAGCTAAAGATATTGAAAGTTTAACTCAACCTGTAAATGTAGATAATATAACAGTGCACAAAATCAAAGATCACCAAGCAAATGGTAATGCATCATTCTTAATGTTTATGCCAGTTTGGATGGGCTCATTAGTGACATCCGTTATCTTATTCTTTGCATTCCGTACAAGTAATTTAGTTACTCGTAAAAACCGTTTGATTGCAGCTTTCAGTCAAATTGGTATGGCAATTGTAAGTGCCTTAATCGGTAGTTTCGGATATATCTACTTCATGAAAGGTGTACTCGGATTCCACTTTGATCATCCAAATCGTGTTGCACTTTATATCATGATTGCATTCTTAGGATTCATCGGATTAGTACTCGGTTGTATGACATGGGCAGGCATGAAAATTGTACCGGTCTTCTTCCTATTATTGTTCTTCAGTATGCAACTCTTAATGTTGCCAGAACAAATGCTTCCAAGCTTCTACCGTAAATATATCGTAACTTGGAATCCATTTAATCACTATGCACACACTCTCAGAGATCTCATCTATATGAAT
- a CDS encoding carbohydrate kinase family protein, with translation MNQLYAIGEALIDFIPSERDSKLKEVTQFQPQVGGAPTNVASCVAKLGGKSSIITQVGEDAFGEKIEDTLINIGVDTQHLKKTSEATTALAFVSLTKEGERDFAFYRKPSADMLLQTEHLTGLEFDSTDILHFCSVDLVDYPIKQTHIELIDKMLQAEGTVIFDPNLRFPLWDSTEALRETVLEFIPKAHILKISDEELEFISGIKDKDEAVASLFIGNVESVIYTEGKSGASIYTKEGLIAHEIGFDVTVKDTTGAGDAFIGAVIYQLLNHDRKHLIEEGNQYLRFANAVGGVTTTAYGAIESLPHLSDVEKIMNTKEE, from the coding sequence ATGAATCAACTTTACGCAATAGGCGAAGCTTTAATTGATTTTATACCAAGTGAACGCGATTCAAAATTAAAGGAAGTAACACAATTTCAGCCGCAAGTTGGAGGGGCGCCAACGAATGTAGCAAGTTGTGTAGCTAAACTCGGTGGAAAATCTTCTATTATTACACAAGTGGGCGAAGATGCATTCGGTGAAAAAATTGAAGATACTTTGATAAATATTGGCGTAGATACGCAACATTTGAAGAAAACTTCTGAAGCTACCACAGCGTTGGCCTTCGTAAGTTTAACTAAGGAAGGTGAACGTGACTTTGCCTTTTACAGAAAACCTTCAGCGGATATGTTGCTGCAAACAGAGCATTTAACAGGATTAGAGTTTGATTCAACCGATATTCTGCATTTTTGTTCAGTAGATTTAGTGGACTATCCTATTAAACAAACGCATATAGAATTAATAGATAAGATGCTACAAGCAGAGGGCACTGTCATATTTGATCCGAACTTACGATTTCCGTTGTGGGATTCTACGGAGGCTTTGAGAGAAACTGTTTTAGAATTTATTCCTAAAGCGCATATTTTAAAAATCTCTGATGAAGAATTAGAATTTATTTCTGGTATTAAGGATAAAGATGAGGCTGTCGCTTCATTATTTATTGGCAATGTGGAAAGTGTAATTTATACAGAAGGCAAAAGCGGGGCCTCTATTTATACTAAAGAAGGTTTAATCGCACATGAAATTGGATTTGATGTGACCGTCAAAGATACAACGGGTGCGGGTGATGCATTTATAGGTGCAGTCATCTATCAATTATTAAACCATGATCGAAAGCATTTAATAGAAGAAGGCAATCAATATTTGAGATTTGCGAATGCTGTAGGAGGCGTGACAACGACTGCGTATGGTGCAATTGAAAGTTTGCCGCATCTTAGCGATGTAGAAAAAATAATGAATACAAAAGAAGAATAA
- a CDS encoding CPBP family intramembrane glutamic endopeptidase produces MAKREKNAVIAAIIYIGIMAIGMITQHFIFHYSYTDPNMAKALIYFEIIMAIFTFIVYKRMKLTILSQKVRFTKWLIPFIIIILTTVVMLVTTGDFSNRTSLILTIFIMTIFVGFSEELMFRGILLNVLLEHRTVKFAILFSSALFALLHSVNVLGGASLIATIIQLFATFLFGLVFSCLAVLMKNIIPLMIYHCLWDFSLLPQSITGANIGWISSIAILVELIVVIPLFIYTVKKFKRAK; encoded by the coding sequence TTGGCGAAAAGAGAAAAAAATGCCGTTATAGCTGCAATTATTTATATAGGTATTATGGCTATCGGAATGATAACACAACACTTTATCTTCCATTATTCATACACTGATCCCAACATGGCTAAGGCATTAATTTATTTTGAAATTATTATGGCGATATTTACCTTTATAGTTTATAAAAGAATGAAATTGACTATTTTATCGCAAAAAGTGCGGTTTACGAAATGGCTGATTCCGTTCATTATTATCATTCTTACTACTGTTGTTATGTTAGTGACAACGGGTGACTTTAGTAATCGTACTTCTCTTATTCTCACAATCTTTATCATGACCATTTTTGTAGGGTTTTCAGAAGAGTTGATGTTTAGAGGGATTTTACTCAATGTATTATTAGAACATAGAACAGTTAAATTCGCTATTTTATTCAGTAGTGCTTTATTTGCATTGTTGCACTCAGTGAATGTACTAGGCGGAGCTTCTTTAATTGCAACGATAATCCAGCTCTTTGCGACATTCTTGTTCGGTCTGGTCTTCAGTTGCTTAGCAGTATTAATGAAAAATATTATTCCTTTGATGATATATCATTGTCTATGGGATTTCTCATTGCTGCCACAAAGCATTACAGGTGCGAATATCGGCTGGATTTCTTCAATCGCTATTCTTGTGGAATTAATTGTAGTTATTCCGCTCTTTATCTATACGGTTAAAAAATTTAAACGCGCGAAATAA
- a CDS encoding alpha-keto acid decarboxylase family protein: MKKRVGEYLMDCLSNTGVEKVFGVPGDFNLAFLDDIISRDDIEWVGNTNELNASYAADGYARMKGISAMVTTFGVGELSAVNGVAGSYAERVPVIAITGAPTRAVENAGKYVHHSLGEGTFDNYRKMFKEITTAQGYITPDNAQTEIPRLLNAALAEKRPVHLHLPIDVAMTEIEVDTAYGVPERQPHDVSKYISMVKDKLESASQPVIIAGHEINSFKLHAALEKLVNQTHIPVAQLSLGKGAFNEENPYYMGIYDGSIAEENIRDYVDNSDAILNIGAKLTDSATAGFSFGFDIDDVVMLNQHNFKMNETVAEDVTLPDLMDGLLEMDYVNEADYPKFKRPEAGQYDLNGDVLTQETYFKMMQDFLAPSDVILAEQGTSFFGAYDLALYKDNKFVGQPLWGSIGYTLPATIGTQIADSNRRNLLLIGDGSLQLTVQGISTMIRQGLKPVMFVINNDGYTVERKIHGENEPYNDIYMWDYKALPAVFGGEDVVKVHDVSTSEELDQAFEAIKAYPDMMHFVEVKMAMHDAPHKLEAIGKAFAKQNS; the protein is encoded by the coding sequence ATGAAGAAACGTGTCGGAGAGTATTTAATGGACTGTTTGAGCAACACGGGCGTTGAGAAAGTATTTGGTGTGCCGGGCGACTTCAACTTGGCTTTCTTGGATGATATTATCAGCCGAGACGATATTGAATGGGTCGGCAACACGAATGAATTGAATGCAAGTTATGCAGCGGATGGTTATGCGCGCATGAAAGGTATCAGTGCGATGGTCACAACGTTTGGTGTAGGCGAGTTGTCTGCGGTGAATGGTGTCGCAGGCTCTTATGCGGAACGTGTGCCGGTGATTGCTATTACTGGTGCGCCTACGCGTGCGGTTGAGAATGCGGGCAAATATGTGCACCATTCTCTTGGTGAAGGTACGTTTGATAATTACCGCAAGATGTTCAAAGAGATTACGACAGCGCAAGGTTACATTACACCTGATAATGCACAAACGGAAATTCCGCGTTTATTGAATGCGGCGTTAGCTGAGAAACGTCCGGTGCATTTGCATTTGCCGATTGACGTGGCGATGACAGAAATTGAGGTGGACACTGCTTATGGAGTGCCGGAACGTCAACCTCATGATGTCTCAAAATATATTTCTATGGTAAAAGATAAATTGGAAAGTGCTTCTCAACCTGTAATTATTGCAGGTCACGAAATTAATAGTTTCAAATTGCATGCAGCATTGGAAAAATTAGTAAATCAAACGCATATTCCTGTAGCGCAATTATCGCTTGGTAAAGGCGCGTTTAATGAAGAAAATCCTTATTATATGGGGATTTATGACGGCTCGATTGCCGAAGAAAATATTCGCGATTATGTAGATAATAGTGATGCAATCTTGAATATTGGAGCGAAATTGACGGATTCTGCGACAGCTGGATTCTCATTCGGATTTGATATTGACGATGTCGTGATGTTGAATCAACACAATTTCAAAATGAATGAAACAGTGGCAGAAGATGTAACATTGCCAGATTTAATGGATGGCTTGTTGGAAATGGATTATGTGAATGAAGCGGATTATCCGAAATTCAAACGTCCGGAAGCGGGTCAATATGACTTGAATGGCGATGTATTAACACAAGAAACTTACTTCAAAATGATGCAAGATTTCTTGGCACCTTCCGATGTGATTTTAGCTGAACAAGGCACTTCTTTCTTTGGCGCTTATGATTTAGCGTTGTATAAAGACAATAAATTCGTGGGACAACCTTTATGGGGCTCTATCGGTTATACATTGCCAGCTACAATTGGTACACAAATTGCAGATTCGAACCGTCGCAACTTATTGTTGATTGGTGACGGCTCATTGCAATTGACGGTACAAGGTATTTCTACTATGATTCGCCAAGGTCTGAAACCGGTAATGTTCGTGATTAATAATGATGGTTACACTGTTGAACGTAAAATTCACGGTGAAAATGAACCGTATAATGATATTTACATGTGGGATTACAAAGCTTTACCTGCAGTCTTTGGCGGCGAAGATGTGGTGAAAGTGCATGATGTTTCTACAAGTGAAGAATTAGATCAAGCTTTTGAAGCAATTAAGGCTTATCCAGATATGATGCACTTTGTAGAAGTTAAAATGGCAATGCATGATGCGCCGCATAAATTAGAAGCAATTGGTAAAGCGTTCGCTAAACAAAATAGTTAA
- a CDS encoding DsrE/DsrF/DrsH-like family protein encodes MVQFKTVQITDLTDEDLEAMAHQGQLIDVRETDEYEAGHIDGAQSYPLSSLNTKFPLDQSKTYYIYCQAGKRSQQASQMLSDSGFTVVNLNGGYQAIQDRAEAEQAQTAPAEKENFEEQPSTENTSVSELKPGRKKVNYSGMQCPGPLMNVNQELKQLQPAEQLEVLVTDPGFASDIKSWAAQTGNTLVDLKQNNNEVTAVIEKAAQQPQDLTVQHTEKGTTIVLFSGELDKALAAFIIANGARAAGREVSIFCTFWGLNALKRPHSGKVKKTGIERLFGMMLPNGPENMPLSKMNMFGLGRLMMKMIMKQKNVDSLPTLIDKAITNDIKLIACTMSMDVMGIKKEELRPEVEFAGVGTYIGDTEHANHNLFI; translated from the coding sequence ATGGTTCAATTCAAGACCGTGCAAATAACAGATTTAACCGATGAAGATTTAGAAGCAATGGCCCACCAAGGCCAACTGATAGATGTGAGAGAAACCGATGAATACGAAGCGGGCCATATCGACGGCGCACAATCTTATCCGCTCTCATCACTCAACACCAAATTCCCGCTCGACCAAAGCAAGACCTACTACATTTATTGCCAAGCCGGCAAACGCAGCCAACAAGCCAGCCAGATGCTGAGCGACAGCGGCTTTACTGTAGTAAATTTAAACGGCGGTTACCAAGCCATTCAAGACAGAGCAGAAGCAGAACAAGCTCAAACTGCCCCTGCGGAAAAGGAAAACTTTGAAGAACAGCCGAGCACTGAAAATACTTCTGTTTCTGAACTGAAACCAGGTCGCAAGAAAGTCAATTACAGCGGTATGCAATGCCCTGGTCCATTAATGAATGTCAATCAAGAACTCAAACAACTACAACCAGCCGAACAGCTTGAAGTACTGGTTACGGATCCAGGCTTTGCAAGTGATATTAAAAGTTGGGCAGCACAAACCGGTAATACCTTAGTAGACTTGAAACAAAATAATAATGAAGTCACTGCAGTTATTGAAAAAGCCGCACAGCAACCTCAAGATTTAACAGTACAGCATACTGAAAAGGGCACTACTATCGTGTTATTCAGCGGTGAATTAGACAAAGCCTTAGCCGCCTTTATTATTGCGAACGGTGCGCGTGCTGCAGGGCGAGAGGTTTCAATATTCTGTACGTTCTGGGGCTTAAACGCCTTAAAACGCCCTCACTCAGGTAAAGTGAAAAAGACAGGCATTGAGCGTTTATTCGGTATGATGTTGCCAAATGGTCCGGAAAACATGCCGCTTTCTAAAATGAATATGTTCGGTTTAGGCCGATTAATGATGAAAATGATTATGAAACAAAAGAACGTCGATTCACTTCCAACACTCATTGATAAAGCAATTACCAATGATATTAAACTGATTGCCTGCACCATGAGCATGGACGTTATGGGTATTAAAAAAGAAGAACTGCGTCCAGAAGTTGAATTTGCAGGTGTCGGCACTTATATCGGAGACACTGAACATGCAAACCATAATTTATTTATCTGA
- a CDS encoding alpha/beta hydrolase translates to MKEQHVTFKTRDVKTAGILRTPDNAKDNALPTIVVMHPISSVKEQTASIYAKRLTEEGFATLAFDASHQGEIAAEPKNIEVPYYRVDDAKAAIDYLNTLDIVDDKRIGILGICGGGGYAVNASLTDKRIKAVGSVAGVNFGMLAREGDFTPDAALKTLYQVADQREAEAKGAEQALMPYAPDSEEQRKEQGLDDIDIKEAVDYYRTDRGYHENVTNRYRVINQADIIGFDAYHLADKLLDQPLYIVAGDIPGAFGSYRCAYNLFDQALSNKKTLNIVKGVSHYDLYDQPKAVDEALKGLVPFYKKYL, encoded by the coding sequence TTGAAAGAACAACATGTCACTTTTAAAACAAGAGATGTTAAAACTGCAGGGATTTTAAGAACACCAGATAATGCGAAAGATAACGCGTTACCAACTATTGTGGTCATGCACCCTATAAGCAGTGTGAAAGAACAAACTGCAAGCATTTATGCGAAACGATTAACTGAAGAAGGTTTCGCAACTTTAGCATTTGATGCATCACATCAAGGTGAAATTGCTGCAGAACCTAAAAATATTGAAGTACCTTATTATCGGGTAGATGATGCCAAAGCAGCTATCGACTATTTAAATACACTTGATATCGTAGATGATAAACGAATTGGTATTTTAGGTATTTGCGGAGGCGGCGGTTATGCAGTTAACGCCAGCTTAACTGACAAACGTATTAAAGCAGTTGGTTCTGTTGCAGGCGTCAATTTCGGAATGTTAGCACGAGAAGGAGATTTCACGCCAGATGCTGCATTGAAAACCTTGTATCAAGTTGCAGATCAACGCGAAGCAGAGGCTAAGGGTGCAGAACAAGCACTAATGCCGTATGCGCCCGACAGTGAAGAGCAACGTAAAGAGCAAGGCCTTGATGATATTGATATCAAAGAAGCGGTAGATTACTATAGAACAGACCGCGGTTATCATGAAAATGTAACAAATCGATATCGTGTTATCAATCAAGCTGACATCATTGGTTTTGATGCTTATCATTTAGCTGATAAATTGTTAGATCAACCGTTATATATCGTAGCAGGTGATATACCGGGCGCCTTTGGTTCTTATCGTTGTGCTTATAATTTATTCGATCAAGCATTAAGTAATAAAAAAACATTGAACATTGTTAAAGGTGTTTCTCACTATGACTTATATGATCAACCTAAAGCAGTAGACGAAGCTTTGAAAGGATTAGTTCCTTTCTATAAAAAATATTTATAA
- a CDS encoding TetR/AcrR family transcriptional regulator → MVVDRRVRKTQAAIKEAFIHLLEKKDLDHITISDITEAADINRGTFYLHYEDKYILLESMEDEYAKQLYDLTRFRIIIKNTDSPEEFNKEFSEIIMKNVISHIADNIDFYRVILTLDRRSKLEEKIRDIIKENLMDQADENNNIAGIPVEYFHSYVTGSMISVIKYWVQDENRMDVDTLIKYVSRIVFNGPLRFVAGSHNGEVWE, encoded by the coding sequence ATGGTAGTTGATAGACGTGTACGAAAAACGCAGGCCGCAATTAAAGAAGCGTTTATACATTTATTAGAGAAAAAAGACTTAGATCACATTACAATTAGTGATATTACAGAAGCGGCAGATATTAATAGAGGTACATTTTACCTGCATTACGAAGATAAATATATCTTATTGGAATCTATGGAAGACGAGTACGCGAAACAATTATACGATTTAACACGCTTCCGAATTATTATTAAAAATACAGATAGTCCTGAAGAATTCAATAAAGAATTTTCAGAGATTATTATGAAAAATGTCATCTCCCATATTGCGGATAATATAGATTTCTACCGTGTTATTCTGACTTTAGACCGACGTAGTAAATTAGAAGAAAAAATTAGAGATATTATTAAAGAAAATCTAATGGATCAAGCCGATGAAAATAATAATATTGCCGGCATACCAGTAGAATATTTTCATAGTTATGTTACAGGATCTATGATTTCAGTCATTAAGTACTGGGTGCAAGATGAAAATCGCATGGACGTTGATACATTGATTAAATACGTATCACGTATCGTCTTTAATGGACCTTTACGTTTTGTGGCAGGTTCACATAATGGAGAAGTGTGGGAATAA
- a CDS encoding FAD-dependent oxidoreductase translates to MTNKRIGIIGGGPGGLMLGLLLQNQGLDVQIYEKADRNVNRSRGGSLDIHHDTGQLPLAEAGLLDEFKSLARFEGEDTKIVDKYGKVYFEEDAEGEGGRPEIDRGELCDLIQNKIDAKRIHYGYEFNYMKTLDDGRVEVSFTNNETETFDLVVGSDGAFSKVRPFLADTDLIYTGVSFIELSVPDVQTKYPDLAEYNKNGKLMGLGGNQLILGQLNGDGRIVVYVAYQLDRNQLDEYKALDNEALKARILEEYQDWDEDLLKYIRYSDENIMFRRIYRLPIGFQWQHQPNVTLIGDAAHLMSPFAGEGVNMAMYDAYMLAHAIAETDDNLDEALNDYEQKMYASSKERAQESQDNLELFFREDGAEVMANFFIEGQEMLEEADNQESNQ, encoded by the coding sequence ATGACAAATAAAAGAATTGGAATTATCGGCGGTGGTCCAGGTGGCTTAATGTTAGGGCTACTCTTGCAAAATCAAGGTTTAGATGTCCAAATTTATGAAAAAGCAGATCGTAATGTCAATCGCTCACGTGGCGGTTCATTAGATATCCATCACGACACAGGACAATTACCTTTAGCAGAGGCAGGTTTACTCGACGAATTTAAATCGCTTGCCCGCTTCGAAGGTGAAGATACTAAAATTGTTGATAAATACGGAAAAGTATACTTTGAAGAGGATGCTGAAGGTGAAGGCGGACGTCCAGAAATCGACCGCGGAGAATTATGTGATTTAATTCAAAATAAAATCGATGCAAAGCGTATCCATTATGGTTATGAATTTAACTATATGAAAACTTTAGACGATGGGCGTGTTGAAGTTAGTTTTACTAATAACGAGACAGAAACTTTTGACTTAGTCGTAGGTTCAGATGGTGCCTTTTCAAAAGTAAGACCGTTCCTTGCAGATACTGATTTAATTTACACAGGCGTTTCATTTATCGAACTCAGCGTACCTGATGTGCAAACAAAATATCCTGACCTGGCTGAATATAATAAGAATGGTAAATTGATGGGGTTAGGCGGCAACCAATTGATTTTAGGTCAATTGAACGGCGATGGACGTATTGTTGTGTATGTTGCATATCAATTAGACCGTAATCAATTAGATGAATACAAAGCGTTGGATAATGAAGCCTTGAAAGCACGTATCTTAGAAGAGTATCAAGATTGGGACGAAGATTTGCTTAAATATATTCGCTACTCTGATGAAAATATCATGTTTCGTCGCATTTATCGTTTGCCAATCGGATTCCAATGGCAACATCAGCCGAATGTTACTTTAATAGGAGACGCAGCACACCTCATGAGTCCTTTTGCCGGAGAAGGTGTGAACATGGCTATGTATGACGCGTATATGTTAGCGCACGCAATAGCTGAGACAGACGATAACTTGGATGAAGCTTTAAATGATTATGAGCAGAAAATGTATGCAAGTTCTAAAGAGCGTGCTCAAGAGTCACAAGATAATTTAGAATTGTTCTTTAGAGAAGATGGCGCTGAAGTGATGGCGAACTTCTTTATAGAGGGGCAAGAAATGTTGGAAGAAGCGGACAACCAAGAGTCCAATCAATAG
- a CDS encoding TetR/AcrR family transcriptional regulator gives MDKRVIKTQRNITETFLDLFYKNDFEKITVKKIAEAAEIERKTFYLHYLDKYDLLDAIVQTHFEHLDEICEAKKDLGLEEGTIIWFNFFEDHQIFFKRLFNIKNADEYKQKLQKFIIRQLDGKLSTTFMKAHYLSEQLFPEFFAAGIVQMVMIYIQDEDSNKAAIENQVAQLLQMVDTSK, from the coding sequence ATGGATAAGCGTGTTATCAAAACACAACGTAATATCACTGAAACTTTTTTAGATTTATTTTACAAAAATGATTTTGAGAAAATTACTGTTAAAAAAATAGCTGAGGCTGCTGAAATAGAACGTAAAACTTTTTATCTTCATTATCTAGATAAATACGACCTGCTTGATGCAATTGTTCAAACACACTTTGAGCACTTAGATGAAATATGTGAAGCGAAGAAAGATTTAGGTTTAGAAGAAGGCACGATAATCTGGTTTAATTTTTTCGAAGACCATCAAATATTTTTCAAACGTCTTTTCAACATCAAAAATGCTGATGAATACAAACAGAAATTGCAAAAATTTATCATCCGTCAATTAGACGGCAAATTAAGCACAACCTTTATGAAAGCACACTATTTAAGCGAACAGCTTTTTCCAGAATTTTTTGCTGCAGGCATTGTACAAATGGTAATGATATATATTCAAGATGAAGATTCAAATAAAGCAGCCATTGAAAATCAAGTTGCCCAGTTATTGCAAATGGTAGATACATCCAAATAA
- a CDS encoding helix-turn-helix transcriptional regulator has translation MFRRGFDQFRNMRDSEGFDFGKGFGGFEKMFGGRGPGHERMFKKGNLQFMILRSLQEDPKHGYQVIKDLEEQFKGFYSPSPGSVYPILQMLEDREFVSVTKEGNKKIYTLTAEGEDFLKENADQNEFAQRMKQFQNVNREDMQRLGSDIKETVNAILTASKEAMTDEEKRQQFDRFLAQIKDQAQNLYKEDDEHDK, from the coding sequence ATGTTCAGACGTGGATTTGATCAATTTAGAAATATGAGAGATAGTGAAGGATTTGATTTTGGTAAAGGTTTCGGCGGATTTGAGAAAATGTTTGGCGGTCGTGGACCAGGACATGAACGTATGTTTAAAAAAGGTAACTTGCAGTTTATGATTTTACGTTCTTTACAAGAGGATCCTAAACACGGTTACCAAGTGATTAAAGATTTAGAAGAACAGTTTAAAGGATTTTACTCTCCAAGCCCAGGTTCGGTTTATCCGATTTTGCAAATGTTGGAAGATAGAGAGTTTGTGTCTGTCACTAAAGAAGGAAATAAAAAAATCTATACACTCACTGCTGAGGGCGAAGACTTTTTAAAAGAAAATGCCGATCAAAATGAATTTGCACAACGCATGAAACAATTCCAAAATGTTAATAGAGAAGATATGCAACGTCTAGGTTCAGATATTAAAGAAACAGTAAACGCAATACTAACAGCCAGCAAAGAAGCGATGACTGATGAAGAGAAACGTCAACAATTTGACCGCTTCCTCGCCCAAATTAAAGACCAAGCGCAAAACTTATATAAAGAAGATGATGAACATGACAAATAA
- a CDS encoding MarR family winged helix-turn-helix transcriptional regulator: MTEYSNDYEHLLFYFAYKTFINTADEIIEKKGMSRQHHRFLFFIDKVPGITIRDLLKSMEISKQGSHQTLRKLKEKGLVVEKKSKEDGRVKELFVTQKGHDLVTEINKAQNDLLQHIKAKVGNDWNAMMEEMASYRPGFQEVKYLKGEE, encoded by the coding sequence TTGACTGAGTACAGTAATGATTATGAGCATCTATTGTTCTATTTCGCATACAAGACATTTATCAACACGGCGGATGAAATTATCGAGAAGAAAGGTATGAGCCGCCAACATCACCGCTTCTTATTCTTTATCGACAAAGTGCCGGGCATTACGATCCGTGATTTATTGAAAAGCATGGAGATTTCGAAACAAGGCAGCCATCAGACTTTGCGCAAGCTGAAAGAGAAAGGGTTGGTGGTGGAAAAGAAATCCAAAGAGGATGGTCGCGTGAAAGAGTTGTTCGTGACGCAAAAAGGGCATGACCTAGTGACTGAAATCAATAAAGCGCAAAATGATTTATTGCAACATATTAAAGCGAAAGTCGGCAATGACTGGAATGCCATGATGGAAGAAATGGCGAGTTATCGACCAGGCTTCCAAGAAGTGAAATATTTAAAGGGTGAAGAGTAG